In a single window of the Papaver somniferum cultivar HN1 chromosome 8, ASM357369v1, whole genome shotgun sequence genome:
- the LOC113305578 gene encoding uncharacterized protein LOC113305578, which produces MVERGFELASRCCICEEDQDNMHHLLWECRFSTQIWRWICSIFKFKIPKSFEEVWSNTNGKSPFIRECWILAACAILKDLWFQKNRMFFEQIKPNIQTFEAMIKKTIYEGGFIMKSYKWNTGIDNQVILNFKLEPRRIKFQYIKTCFWTPPCAGFVMFFCDGASIGNPGYAGFGVVIRDHLCQVLGFISGGIGIATNYIVKVYAIICAVELAVEWKMENVILNSDSKTVISEFENNKMPWFVKMRWQKDTRKIQSIKFLHSFREINFAADTTAKRGARLVLGKRKMFYGRPGFLSRIEQPNVAYYRNF; this is translated from the coding sequence ATGGTTGAAAGAGGATTTGAATTAGCCTCAAGGTGTTGCATTTGTGAAGAAGATCAGGATAATATGCATCATTTGTTATGGGAGTGCAGATTCAGTACACAAATTTGGAGATGGATATGTTCTATATTcaaattcaaaattccaaaatCTTTTGAAGAGGTGTGGAGTAATACAAATGGTAAAAGTCCTTTCATAAGAGAATGTTGGATTCTAGCTGCCTGTGCAATATTAAAAGATCTTTGGTTTCAGAAAAACAGGATGTTTTTTGAGCAGATTAAGCCAAACATTCAAACATTCGAGGCCATGATCAAAAAGACAATATATGAAGGAGGGTTCATAATGAAAAGCTACAAGTGGAATACTGGTATAGATAACCAGGTAATTCTTAATTTTAAACTGGAACCAAGAAGAATTAAATTCCAATACATTAAAACTTGTTTTTGGACACCACCATGTGCTGGCTTTGTTATGTTTTTCTGTGATGGAGCATCAATTGGGAATCCAGGATATGCTGGTTTTGGTGTAGTAATAAGAGATCACTTGTGTCAAGTGTTGGGATTTATATCTGGTGGAATTGGCATAGCAACAAATTACATTGTAAAAGTGTATGCAATCATCTGTGCAGTGGAACTGGCAGTAGAATGGAAGATGGAGAATGTAATTCTTAATTCAGATTCAAAAACAGTCATATCAGAGTTTGAAAATAACAAGATGCCTTGGTTTGTTAAAATGAGATGGCAGAAGGACACAAGGAAGATTCAGTCAATCAAATTCTTGCATAGTTTCAGAGaaataaactttgcagcagaTACAACAGCAAAGAGAGGTGCTAGATTAGTTTTAGGGAAAAGGAAAATGTTTTATGGAAGACCTGGCTTCTTGTCAAGAATAGAGCAACCAAATGTTGCATATTATAGAAATTTTTAG
- the LOC113305579 gene encoding uncharacterized protein LOC113305579, translating into MVWVHYSGLSLEYWDEQTLFTIGKELGEPVKVDEATLNFENGLYARVLIKIDLAKKITKKLWIKTKFGGFMQSFLLTKLPKFCNHCKIVGHVQAECRVKTSSEVKSSNNHVQQRTATPNNKPAEKTNDKGKNSNIAPTPEAQKKQVKFDICFTPVTLISQHITLPQDQTILVTSGRFETLNTVVEEEEIYGIENLSPAKVQQIDDDNTVEKSVINFINGKDGSTSEERIPTTTWYKIIQKPSSSGTKTIPADQQKEVPNKNMVIHNSILNKKGNIWLFWNKHLPTPTVVSMSSQMITVNNGGNLVSGVHAHVEAVQRRILWSEMEVISGLNLPWISIGDFNAITTTEEKTGGRPANIKNMLKFNNFLDKCELQQAPKSGCEYTWSNCHHGTKRILYNLERAVVNNLWIQKHDDWSYKDGLRIASDHSPLLGGYELS; encoded by the exons ATGGTTTGGGTTCATTATTCAGGTCTCAGTCTAGAATATTGGGATGAGCAGACTCTTTTTACCATCGGTAAAGAATTGGGAGAGCCAGTAAAGGTAGATGAGGCTACTTTGAATTTTGAGAATGGACTATATGCAAGAGTACTTATTAAGATTGATTTAgcaaagaaaattacaaaaaaactATGGATTAAAACTAAGTTTGGTGGTTTTATGCAAAGTTTTTTACTAACAAAGTTGCCAAAATTTTGTAATCACTGTAAAATTGTTGGTCATGTGCAAGCTGAATGCAGAGTAAAGACATCATCTGAAGTAAAATCAAGCAATAATCATGTACAACAAAGAACTGCAACACCTAATAACAAGCCAGCTGAGAAGACAAATGACAAAGGAAAAAATTCAAATATTGCTCCAACTCCAGAAGCTCAAAAGAAACAAGTGAAGTTTGATATATGTTTTACTCCTGTTACTTTAATAAGCCAGCATATTACATTACCTCAAGATCAAACTATACTTGTTACTTCAGGTAGGTTTGAAACTCTTAATACTGTTGTTGAAGAGGAGGAAATATATGGAATAGAAAATCTCTCTCCAGCAAAGGTACAACAAATTGATGATGATAATACAGTGGAGAAAAGTGTAATCAATTTCATCAATGGCAAAGATGGTTCCACTTCAGAGGAAAGAATTCCAACAACTACTTGGTATAAAATAATTCAAAAGCCTTCATCTTCAGGTACCAAGACAATTCCAGCAGATCAACAAAAAGAAGTACCAAACAAG AATATGGTgattcataattcaattttaaacaagaaagGAAACATTTGGTTATTTTGGAATAAACATCTACCTACACCAACTGTGGTATCTATGTCAAGTCAGATGATAACAGTCAACAATGGAGGCAACCTAGTATCTGGAGTTCATGCTCATGTTGAGGCAGTTCAAAGAAGAATTTTATGGTCTGAGATGGAAGTGATAAGTGGTTTAAATCTTCCTTGGATTTCTATAGGAGATTTCAATGCAATCACCACAACAGAAGAAAAAACTGGTGGTAGGCCTGCTAATATAAAAAATATGCTTAAGTTCAATAATTTTCTAGACAAATGTGAATTGCAGCAAGCTCCAAAATCTGGATGTGAATACACTTGGTCTAATTGTCATCATGGTACCAAAAGGATTTTGTACAATCTTGAAAGAGCTGTTGTTAATAACTTGTGGATTCAAAAACATGATGACTGGAGTTATAAAGATGGTTTGAGAATAGCTTCTGACCATTCTCCACTTTTGGGTGGGTATGAGCTGTCCTAA